DNA from Paraburkholderia sp. ZP32-5:
TCGAAAACGTCGCCCGGCTTGCGTCGATCATGCGCCAGGCGGGCCTGAACGTGCGTTTCGGCACGCTCGACGAAACCATCAACGGTCCGGTCACGATCGCGTTGTCGGACGGCCAGAAGCTCGTGCTCGAACCGCTTGAACGCTCGCCGCGGCGCCTTGGGCTGAAGAATTTCGATCCGTGTTCGATTCTGCTGAACAACGATCTGTCGGGTGGCATTCCGCCGGTGCTCGAAAATCTGCACGAGCAGTATCTGCTGCCGCCGCTGCACGCGGGCTGGGCCGTGCGCCGCAAATCGACGCATTTCTCCTGCTATGACGATGTCGCGAAGAAGTTCGCGAAGATGGTCGAGATCGACCCGTGGATGATCAATCCGTACTTCGCGCATGTCGAAGGCGTCGATTTCCAGGAGCGTACCGGAGAGGAAGCGCTTGCCGATGCGATCGACGGCGTGCTGAAGAAGATCGCGCGCAAATATCGTGAGTACGGCATCTCCGAAAAACCGTATGTGGTGATCAAGTCCGATGCGGGCACGTATGGCATGGGCGTGATGACGGTGCACGACGCGTCCGAAGTTGCCGCGCTGACCAAGCGCGAACGCGCGCGCATGGCGGCGACCAAAGACGGCCTCGAAGTGCACGACGTGATCGTCCAGGAAGGCGTGTACACGTTCGAGCGGATCGGCGAGGAAGTGGCCGAGCCGGTGGTCTATATGATCGACCGCTATGTGGTCGGCGGCTTCTACCGCGTGCATGGCAGCCGCGAGCGCGATCAGAATCTGAACGCGCCG
Protein-coding regions in this window:
- the gshA gene encoding glutamate--cysteine ligase, producing the protein MVPHLVTALNGPLLDLERKILDATPAIERWFRLEWQEHTPPFYCSVDLRNAGFKLAPVDTNLFPGAFNNLPQEVLPLAVQAAMASIEKICPDAKNLLVIPERHTRNAFYLENVARLASIMRQAGLNVRFGTLDETINGPVTIALSDGQKLVLEPLERSPRRLGLKNFDPCSILLNNDLSGGIPPVLENLHEQYLLPPLHAGWAVRRKSTHFSCYDDVAKKFAKMVEIDPWMINPYFAHVEGVDFQERTGEEALADAIDGVLKKIARKYREYGISEKPYVVIKSDAGTYGMGVMTVHDASEVAALTKRERARMAATKDGLEVHDVIVQEGVYTFERIGEEVAEPVVYMIDRYVVGGFYRVHGSRERDQNLNAPGMHFVPLGFEHTALPDAHAKPGAAPPNRFYMYGVVARLGLLAASVELEKTDPEAIQV